One Microcoleus sp. AS-A8 DNA window includes the following coding sequences:
- a CDS encoding ParM/StbA family protein, with protein sequence MGKSILSVDLGRTSTKTCVSREPNNVVFIPANVKQLSMEQARGGIFEARATDPLLDMWLEYQGKGYAVGQLAADFGANLGVGQSKVEDALAKVLACIGYFNLKDDVSVILGLPYLSQDQFEREKAQLVSLLSGPHIMTYRGESVAINISKVWVMPEGYGSLLWCESQPKKGPGPDFTRLSVAIVDIGHQTTDCLMVDSFRFARGASKSEAFAMSQFYEQVAAEIEGADSQSLSLITAVNRPKGDRFYRPRGATKPTNLDDFLPNLKESFSREMCSRVLAWLPERVTDVILTGGGGEFFWDDIQRLLKEAKINAHLAAPSRQANALGQYIYGEAQLAASATRSAKV encoded by the coding sequence ATGGGGAAATCGATCCTCAGCGTGGACTTAGGTCGAACATCCACAAAGACTTGTGTGTCACGCGAACCCAACAATGTAGTTTTCATTCCTGCCAACGTGAAGCAACTGTCGATGGAACAGGCTCGTGGGGGTATTTTTGAAGCTCGCGCCACCGATCCATTATTAGATATGTGGTTGGAGTATCAAGGAAAAGGGTACGCTGTTGGTCAACTGGCAGCAGACTTTGGGGCAAATCTTGGTGTAGGTCAATCGAAAGTTGAGGATGCACTCGCAAAAGTATTGGCCTGTATTGGGTACTTCAATTTGAAAGATGATGTATCCGTTATACTCGGTCTGCCTTATCTTTCCCAGGATCAGTTTGAACGGGAAAAGGCTCAGTTGGTTAGCCTTCTGAGTGGGCCCCATATTATGACTTATCGGGGCGAGTCGGTGGCGATTAACATTAGCAAAGTTTGGGTCATGCCAGAAGGGTATGGCAGCCTCCTGTGGTGTGAATCTCAACCAAAGAAAGGGCCAGGGCCAGACTTTACAAGACTCTCCGTGGCAATTGTAGACATTGGGCATCAAACCACAGATTGTTTGATGGTGGATAGCTTCCGTTTTGCGCGAGGAGCCTCTAAGAGCGAAGCCTTTGCCATGAGTCAGTTTTATGAGCAAGTTGCCGCCGAGATTGAGGGCGCAGACAGTCAATCTCTATCTCTGATTACGGCAGTGAATCGACCTAAAGGCGATCGCTTTTACCGTCCCAGAGGTGCAACCAAGCCGACCAATTTAGACGATTTTCTGCCTAACCTGAAAGAGAGTTTCTCTCGCGAAATGTGTAGCCGCGTGCTAGCATGGCTGCCGGAGCGCGTCACGGATGTGATTCTCACCGGCGGGGGTGGTGAGTTCTTCTGGGATGACATCCAACGTCTACTCAAAGAGGCTAAAATCAATGCCCACTTAGCTGCACCCTCCCGCCAAGCCAATGCCTTAGGGCAGTATATTTATGGTGAAGCTCAGTTGGCAGCATCGGCAACTCGCTCCGCTAAGGTCTGA
- a CDS encoding SRPBCC family protein gives MTSGQDIVPNQPQKPNEASSVTDAERWATLIGGGAMVLLGIRQGSLRGALTALAGGGLMYRGVTAQTGIQDALGMNQSIKVEKTVTISNKSPEELYQFWRNFENLPHFMKHLKHVSVINNTRSHWIASAPMGGSVEWDAEIINDQENRLIAWASVEGADIDNSGFVRFQRAPQGRGTEVKVVLEYNPPGGVVGDAIAKLFGEEPQQQIGDELRRFKMLMEAGEMATTEGQPSGRR, from the coding sequence ATGACATCAGGACAAGACATTGTTCCGAATCAACCCCAAAAACCGAATGAAGCCAGCAGCGTCACTGATGCTGAACGTTGGGCAACGTTGATTGGTGGTGGAGCCATGGTGCTTTTAGGGATCAGACAAGGCTCTCTCAGGGGTGCCCTAACGGCTCTAGCCGGTGGAGGACTCATGTATCGCGGAGTAACCGCTCAAACCGGAATTCAAGATGCACTCGGTATGAACCAAAGTATCAAAGTCGAAAAGACTGTGACGATTAGCAATAAATCCCCAGAAGAGCTTTATCAATTCTGGCGGAATTTTGAGAATCTGCCGCACTTTATGAAGCATCTCAAACATGTGAGCGTGATTAACAACACCCGATCGCATTGGATTGCCAGCGCACCCATGGGTGGCAGCGTGGAATGGGATGCGGAGATTATCAACGATCAAGAGAATCGCTTGATTGCGTGGGCTTCTGTTGAAGGCGCGGATATTGACAACTCAGGATTTGTGCGGTTTCAAAGAGCACCCCAAGGACGGGGTACTGAGGTAAAAGTTGTGCTCGAATACAACCCACCCGGTGGAGTTGTTGGGGATGCGATCGCTAAACTCTTCGGTGAAGAACCACAACAACAAATTGGCGATGAGTTGCGCCGCTTCAAGATGCTGATGGAAGCCGGTGAGATGGCAACAACTGAAGGTCAGCCTTCTGGAAGACGTTAA
- a CDS encoding CHAT domain-containing protein, producing the protein MASWLIARSTELLVLSACRTALGDREAELGFAGLAAQAGVKSVLGSVWNISDEGTLALMTEFYQQLKQAPMKAQALQQAQLAMLKGEVRFEGGELRTTAGEKLPLPPELAKLEDQDFSHPNYWSGFTMIGSPW; encoded by the coding sequence ATGGCATCTTGGTTAATAGCCCGATCAACGGAGTTATTGGTTCTGAGTGCTTGTCGCACGGCATTGGGCGATCGCGAAGCTGAGTTGGGCTTTGCGGGGTTAGCGGCACAAGCGGGTGTTAAGTCGGTTTTAGGCAGTGTATGGAACATCAGTGATGAAGGGACGTTAGCGCTGATGACGGAGTTTTATCAACAGTTGAAGCAGGCACCGATGAAAGCGCAGGCGCTACAACAGGCGCAACTGGCAATGCTGAAGGGAGAGGTTCGCTTTGAGGGTGGGGAGTTACGGACTACGGCGGGGGAGAAGCTGCCTCTGCCGCCGGAACTGGCTAAGCTGGAAGATCAGGATTTCTCTCATCCCAATTACTGGTCTGGATTTACGATGATTGGTAGTCCTTGGTAA
- a CDS encoding glucose 1-dehydrogenase: protein MTRRLEGKVAIVTGAGTGIGEAIAHKFAKEGAKVVVNGLPDDPIQAVVEAINQYGGEAIAYGGDVSEPSQAQTCVQTAIEKYGRLDVLVNNAGVFLATAETQDYPIEVFDETIRMNIRSAFLMTKYALPHLQKTQGNIVAAGSEAGFNGVPKNSPYSGTKGWIHSFIKGVAAEQAKYGVRANCFCPGAIDTAWTHKETGPMDAEMEEMTVMAALMGRRGTPEEMANVCAFLASDEASYVTGALWLADGGVTIAKGAVGQQTPEPLREQPPGELRLDHSKEGLENKHIQTIS, encoded by the coding sequence GTGACTAGACGATTGGAAGGAAAGGTTGCCATTGTCACAGGTGCGGGTACTGGCATCGGTGAAGCGATCGCACACAAGTTTGCCAAAGAAGGGGCAAAAGTCGTAGTGAATGGACTACCCGATGACCCGATTCAGGCAGTCGTTGAAGCTATCAATCAATATGGTGGTGAAGCGATCGCCTATGGGGGCGATGTCTCAGAACCCTCTCAGGCACAAACTTGTGTCCAAACTGCGATCGAAAAATATGGGCGTCTAGATGTCCTGGTGAATAACGCCGGAGTGTTCTTGGCAACGGCTGAAACTCAGGACTATCCCATAGAAGTTTTCGACGAAACCATCAGGATGAACATCCGTTCCGCCTTCTTGATGACCAAATACGCCTTGCCACACTTACAAAAAACCCAAGGCAACATTGTCGCGGCTGGCTCAGAAGCGGGTTTCAATGGGGTGCCAAAAAACTCTCCCTATAGTGGTACGAAAGGTTGGATACATTCTTTTATAAAGGGTGTAGCAGCGGAGCAAGCCAAATATGGTGTTCGCGCTAACTGTTTCTGTCCGGGTGCGATCGATACCGCTTGGACTCATAAAGAAACTGGACCGATGGATGCCGAGATGGAAGAAATGACCGTCATGGCAGCTCTAATGGGACGACGCGGCACACCAGAGGAAATGGCGAATGTCTGTGCTTTCCTCGCCTCTGACGAAGCCAGCTATGTGACTGGGGCGCTATGGCTAGCTGATGGGGGTGTCACTATCGCCAAAGGGGCTGTTGGTCAACAAACTCCAGAGCCACTGCGTGAGCAACCGCCGGGTGAACTGCGCCTGGATCACTCCAAAGAAGGGTTAGAAAACAAACACATCCAAACCATTAGCTAG
- a CDS encoding HD domain-containing protein, which translates to MKLSERFTDALTYATQLHANQTRKGGGVPYISHLLGVASIALEYGANEDEAIAALLHDAIEDQGGAPIREEIRRRFGDTVTQIVDGCTDADTTPKPPWRQRKEAYIAHIPQACASVRLVSAADKLHNVRSILKDYRLIQEAVWERFQGGKNGTLWYYRTLLDTFRAIESTPLIDELERVVTELEELVRRATNNQQLN; encoded by the coding sequence ATGAAGCTATCAGAACGCTTTACAGATGCCCTCACTTATGCGACCCAACTCCACGCCAATCAAACCCGCAAAGGTGGAGGAGTTCCCTATATTTCTCACCTGCTGGGTGTTGCCAGTATTGCCCTGGAATATGGAGCCAATGAAGATGAAGCCATTGCCGCACTGCTCCATGATGCCATTGAAGACCAAGGCGGGGCCCCAATCCGGGAAGAAATTCGTCGCCGCTTTGGCGATACCGTAACCCAAATTGTGGATGGTTGCACCGACGCTGACACGACACCCAAGCCTCCTTGGCGTCAGCGCAAAGAAGCCTATATTGCTCATATTCCGCAAGCCTGTGCTTCAGTCCGTTTAGTCTCGGCGGCTGATAAGCTACACAATGTTCGCTCAATTCTCAAAGACTATCGCTTAATCCAAGAGGCTGTCTGGGAGCGCTTTCAGGGCGGTAAAAACGGCACTCTTTGGTATTACCGTACTTTATTGGATACCTTCCGGGCTATTGAGTCAACCCCTCTGATTGATGAATTAGAGCGGGTTGTCACTGAACTTGAAGAGTTGGTTCGTAGGGCAACCAACAACCAACAGCTCAACTAG
- a CDS encoding Orange carotenoid protein: protein MTYAPTNSYDQGKQAFKGLSVDDQLGLLWVIYTRLGGSITPAAPGASGSEIAQGLFNQVKELPHEQQLQVMRDIASNANTLISREYGSLSPETKLAFWFFLAQGMENGTIIPMPDDYELPAQGQSLLGQLESMEFNQQIDFLRGAVLPMGAEAKGGAEI, encoded by the coding sequence ATGACATACGCTCCTACCAACAGCTACGACCAAGGCAAACAAGCTTTTAAAGGCTTGAGTGTAGACGATCAACTCGGTTTACTTTGGGTTATTTATACCCGGCTGGGCGGCTCCATCACCCCCGCGGCTCCAGGGGCTTCTGGCTCTGAAATCGCTCAAGGATTGTTCAATCAAGTCAAAGAACTGCCTCATGAGCAACAGTTGCAAGTAATGCGTGATATTGCTTCCAATGCCAACACTTTAATTAGTCGTGAGTATGGGTCTTTAAGCCCTGAAACCAAATTGGCATTTTGGTTCTTTTTAGCCCAAGGCATGGAAAACGGAACCATCATTCCTATGCCTGATGACTATGAACTTCCTGCACAAGGACAAAGCTTGTTAGGGCAACTTGAGTCCATGGAATTTAACCAGCAAATCGATTTCTTACGGGGTGCCGTATTACCCATGGGCGCTGAAGCCAAAGGTGGTGCTGAAATCTAA
- a CDS encoding glutathione-dependent formaldehyde dehydrogenase, producing the protein MKAVCWHGANDVRVDTVPDPKILNPRDAIIKITSTAICGSDLHLYNGFIPTMESGDILGHEFMGEVVELGSAVKNVQIGDRVVVPFTISCGNCFFCQRDLWSLCDNSNPNGWIAEKMYGHSPAGLFGYTHMLGGYAGGQAEYARVPFADVGLFKIPDGLSDDQVLFLTDIFPTGYMAAENCNIQPGDTVAVWGCGPVGQFAIKSAYMLGAERVIAIDRIPERLQMAKEQCKAEVLNYEELDVGEALKEMTGGRGPDSCIDAVGMEAHGTDAMAFYDKAKQAVRLETDRPTALRQVLVACRKGGHVSLAGVYGGFLDKVPMGAAFNKGLTLKMGQTHVHRYLRPLLEHVQNGDIDPSFVITHKMSLEDAPTGYEIFKHKKDNCIKVVLKP; encoded by the coding sequence ATGAAGGCTGTTTGCTGGCACGGTGCCAATGATGTACGGGTTGATACGGTACCTGACCCCAAAATTCTCAATCCGCGTGATGCCATTATCAAAATTACGTCCACAGCCATCTGTGGTTCCGATTTACATCTTTACAACGGTTTTATCCCAACCATGGAGTCGGGGGACATCCTCGGTCATGAGTTTATGGGGGAAGTTGTCGAACTCGGCAGTGCGGTGAAGAATGTACAAATCGGCGATCGCGTGGTTGTTCCCTTCACCATTTCCTGTGGCAACTGCTTCTTCTGCCAACGGGATTTGTGGTCCCTGTGCGATAACTCTAATCCGAACGGTTGGATTGCCGAGAAAATGTATGGTCATTCACCAGCCGGACTATTTGGTTACACCCACATGCTGGGTGGTTATGCCGGAGGTCAGGCCGAATATGCGCGGGTGCCCTTTGCCGATGTTGGCTTGTTCAAGATACCCGACGGCTTAAGCGATGATCAGGTACTCTTCCTCACCGACATCTTCCCCACCGGTTACATGGCAGCCGAAAACTGCAACATTCAACCCGGAGATACGGTTGCGGTTTGGGGTTGTGGACCAGTTGGACAGTTTGCTATCAAGAGTGCCTATATGCTGGGTGCTGAGCGCGTCATCGCCATTGACCGCATTCCCGAACGCCTACAAATGGCGAAGGAGCAATGCAAGGCAGAAGTTCTCAACTACGAAGAACTCGACGTGGGCGAGGCACTCAAAGAAATGACAGGCGGTCGCGGGCCTGATTCTTGTATTGATGCGGTTGGCATGGAAGCGCACGGCACAGATGCGATGGCCTTTTACGACAAAGCCAAGCAAGCTGTGCGACTAGAAACGGATCGACCCACCGCCCTGCGGCAAGTACTGGTGGCCTGTCGCAAAGGGGGTCATGTGTCGCTAGCGGGTGTATATGGTGGCTTCCTGGACAAAGTGCCGATGGGCGCAGCGTTTAATAAAGGCTTGACCTTGAAAATGGGACAGACACACGTCCATCGCTACTTGCGCCCCTTGCTTGAACATGTCCAGAATGGCGACATCGACCCCTCCTTTGTGATTACGCACAAGATGAGCTTGGAGGATGCCCCAACAGGCTATGAGATTTTTAAGCACAAAAAGGACAACTGTATTAAAGTTGTCCTCAAACCGTGA